One part of the Sphingobacterium sp. LZ7M1 genome encodes these proteins:
- a CDS encoding alpha-L-fucosidase, which yields MKRSNLLSLVLLCPLLSFGQTEPKPYGVLPSERQLKWHEMELYTLIHFTPTTFQNKEWGFGDADPKIFNPTKFDANQIAKAAAAGGFKGLISVAKHHDGFCLWPTKTTQYSVASSPWRDGKGDMVKEFMQASHDNALEFGVYLSAWDRNDTRYGTKAYADAYREQLTELMTNYGPLFTSWHDGANGGDGYYGGKNEKRTIDRTTYYEWHEKTWPIVRKLQPMAMIFSDVGPDMRWVGNEKGFAAETSWATLTPKSKTPGKPAVPGEVDDSNLPSGDRNGEFWIPAECDVPQRPGWFYHEDQNEKVKTPNQLFEIYLKSVGRGGNMNLGLAPMPNGLLHDNDVKSLAAFGEKLKSTFADNLAAGATAKASNIRENHAKFSEKNLFDNDRYTYYASDDDVLNPTIEINLAHDQEFDLIRLRENIKLGQRLDSVQVEVWSDDNWKPLASATSIGSTRLIKLEKPIRASKLRLKLYAPVAPTLSDFALFKEAKSDFKFDHADRKKIAKDQITIISADKNVKLASDNNDKTVWETILSNQKFVEIRLPKTEQVLGMSYMPRQDRKINGIPSKYEVQTSIDGKEWKTAAIGEFSNIRANATEQNINFDTAHEAHYIRFIPKEILSEGKEFSVAEFDIYLK from the coding sequence ATGAAAAGATCTAACCTACTTTCTTTGGTGTTACTATGCCCTTTGCTTTCCTTTGGACAGACCGAGCCTAAACCCTACGGTGTCCTGCCTAGTGAAAGACAATTGAAATGGCATGAAATGGAATTGTACACCCTGATTCACTTTACTCCGACAACTTTCCAGAATAAAGAATGGGGCTTCGGTGATGCCGATCCAAAAATATTCAATCCGACAAAGTTCGATGCCAACCAAATTGCCAAAGCTGCAGCGGCAGGAGGCTTCAAGGGATTGATATCAGTTGCAAAACACCATGATGGCTTTTGTTTATGGCCTACTAAAACGACCCAATACAGTGTAGCCAGTTCACCTTGGCGTGATGGAAAAGGGGATATGGTCAAAGAATTTATGCAAGCCTCGCATGACAATGCCCTTGAATTCGGTGTTTACCTTTCTGCTTGGGATAGAAATGATACACGATATGGCACCAAAGCCTATGCAGATGCATATCGTGAGCAGCTTACAGAATTAATGACCAACTATGGCCCATTGTTCACTTCGTGGCACGATGGTGCAAACGGGGGAGATGGCTATTATGGCGGAAAAAATGAAAAACGGACCATTGACCGTACCACCTATTACGAGTGGCATGAAAAGACTTGGCCTATTGTGAGAAAACTTCAGCCCATGGCGATGATATTCTCGGATGTTGGCCCAGATATGAGATGGGTAGGAAATGAAAAAGGTTTTGCTGCAGAAACCAGTTGGGCAACCCTGACTCCGAAGAGCAAAACCCCTGGTAAACCAGCTGTTCCTGGTGAAGTCGATGATTCCAATTTGCCATCCGGTGACCGTAATGGTGAATTCTGGATTCCTGCGGAATGTGATGTTCCCCAAAGACCAGGTTGGTTCTATCATGAGGACCAAAACGAAAAGGTGAAAACACCAAATCAACTGTTTGAAATTTATTTGAAATCAGTGGGACGTGGTGGCAATATGAACCTTGGATTGGCGCCAATGCCAAATGGTCTCCTACATGATAATGATGTGAAATCACTGGCTGCTTTTGGAGAAAAATTAAAGTCAACCTTCGCTGATAATTTAGCCGCTGGTGCTACAGCAAAAGCGAGTAATATAAGAGAAAACCATGCAAAGTTCTCCGAGAAAAATCTATTTGACAACGATAGGTATACTTATTATGCCTCGGACGATGATGTGCTGAATCCTACCATAGAAATCAATCTGGCCCATGATCAAGAGTTTGACCTCATTAGATTGCGCGAAAATATCAAATTGGGACAGCGTTTGGATAGTGTTCAGGTAGAAGTTTGGTCGGATGATAATTGGAAACCATTGGCTTCAGCGACCAGTATCGGATCAACCAGACTGATCAAATTGGAGAAACCTATCCGCGCTAGCAAATTGAGGCTGAAACTGTATGCACCTGTTGCACCTACATTGAGCGACTTTGCATTGTTCAAGGAAGCGAAGTCTGATTTTAAATTTGACCATGCCGACCGTAAAAAAATCGCCAAGGATCAGATCACGATTATTTCTGCTGATAAAAATGTAAAACTGGCATCTGACAACAATGACAAGACTGTTTGGGAAACTATCTTAAGCAATCAAAAATTCGTTGAAATCCGTTTGCCAAAAACAGAACAGGTCTTAGGAATGAGCTATATGCCTAGACAGGATCGCAAAATCAATGGAATTCCTTCCAAATATGAAGTACAGACCAGTATTGATGGAAAAGAGTGGAAGACGGCAGCCATAGGGGAATTTTCCAATATTCGAGCCAATGCAACGGAACAGAATATCAATTTTGATACTGCCCATGAAGCTCATTATATACGGTTTATCCCGAAAGAAATATTAAGTGAGGGGAAAGAATTTTCAGTAGCAGAGTTTGATATCTATTTAAAATAA
- a CDS encoding PLP-dependent aspartate aminotransferase family protein has product MNNEQSKIIREQAKRSSLREHSVPLYLTSSFIFDSAEQGRAVFADEEEAMVYSRYANPNTTEFINKVCLMEEAEAGLAFASGMGAIFATFAAFIAQGDHIVSSRAIFGSTHQLFTQLFPRWGVTTTYVDAINPEEWEKAIQPNTKFIFLESPSNPGLELVDLEWLGGLKKKYPNIIFAIDNCFATPYLQKPLPYGFDLSIHSATKYMDGQGRVLGGVVVGKQELMDKMMFLIRHTGPAMSAFNAWILSKSIETLGLRMDRHCSNALALAEELEKNEEVLDVKYPFLPSHPQYELAKKQMKAGGGIVTIEVKGGKERAFNFLDALNMILYTSNLGDSRSIATHPASTTHSKLSEEEREKLGIRPGTVRLSIGIEDKQDIIDDILQALEASK; this is encoded by the coding sequence ATGAATAACGAACAATCTAAAATCATCCGCGAGCAAGCCAAACGTTCTTCATTGAGGGAGCATTCGGTACCATTATACTTAACCTCAAGTTTTATTTTTGACAGTGCTGAGCAAGGCCGTGCGGTCTTTGCTGACGAAGAAGAGGCCATGGTCTACTCTCGATATGCTAATCCTAACACTACTGAGTTCATCAACAAAGTCTGTTTAATGGAAGAGGCTGAAGCTGGATTAGCTTTTGCATCTGGAATGGGTGCAATCTTTGCCACTTTTGCAGCTTTTATCGCGCAGGGAGATCATATTGTATCTTCTAGAGCAATATTTGGTTCAACCCATCAGCTATTTACACAGCTGTTTCCACGTTGGGGAGTTACAACAACCTATGTGGATGCCATAAACCCTGAAGAATGGGAAAAAGCCATACAGCCCAATACTAAATTCATCTTCTTGGAATCTCCTTCTAACCCAGGTCTAGAACTAGTGGATCTGGAATGGCTAGGAGGTTTAAAGAAAAAATATCCAAATATCATTTTTGCAATTGACAATTGTTTTGCTACACCTTATCTACAGAAACCTCTTCCATATGGTTTCGACCTATCCATTCATTCGGCCACGAAATACATGGACGGACAAGGCAGAGTCTTGGGAGGTGTTGTAGTTGGTAAACAGGAATTAATGGACAAGATGATGTTCTTAATCCGTCACACTGGCCCAGCAATGTCTGCATTTAATGCATGGATTCTTTCAAAAAGTATTGAGACTTTGGGATTACGTATGGACAGGCACTGTTCAAACGCCCTTGCTCTTGCAGAAGAATTGGAGAAAAATGAGGAGGTTTTAGACGTGAAATATCCTTTCTTGCCATCACACCCTCAATATGAACTTGCAAAAAAACAAATGAAAGCAGGTGGAGGGATTGTGACCATTGAAGTGAAAGGTGGCAAGGAGCGTGCTTTCAATTTCTTGGATGCATTAAATATGATCCTCTATACATCCAATTTAGGTGATTCTAGAAGTATAGCGACTCACCCTGCATCTACTACCCACTCCAAGTTATCGGAAGAAGAAAGGGAAAAACTAGGTATCCGTCCCGGAACCGTCAGACTTTCCATAGGAATCGAAGATAAACAGGATATCATCGATGATATCCTTCAAGCCTTAGAAGCTTCTAAATAA
- the tpx gene encoding thiol peroxidase has translation MAQVSFKGNAVHTGGDLPKVGEVAPDFTLTAGDLSQKSLKDFAGKKVILNIFPSIDTGTCAMSVRQFNEKASGLDNTVVLCISKDLPFAQSRFCAAEGLENVVTLSDFKDDNFNNAYHVKFTDGPLQGLLSRSVVVVDEDGKVKYTEQVAETTEEPNYEAALAAV, from the coding sequence ATGGCTCAAGTATCATTTAAAGGTAATGCAGTGCATACCGGTGGAGACCTACCTAAAGTAGGTGAGGTTGCTCCTGACTTCACACTTACAGCTGGTGATTTATCACAAAAATCATTGAAAGACTTTGCAGGAAAGAAAGTAATCCTTAATATATTCCCAAGTATTGACACAGGGACCTGTGCCATGTCAGTACGTCAATTCAACGAAAAAGCTTCTGGCTTAGATAATACCGTTGTCCTTTGTATTTCCAAAGACCTTCCTTTTGCACAGAGCCGTTTCTGCGCAGCTGAAGGATTGGAAAATGTGGTGACCTTATCCGATTTTAAAGACGATAACTTCAACAATGCGTATCACGTGAAATTTACGGATGGACCTCTTCAAGGTCTTTTAAGCCGTTCGGTAGTCGTTGTAGATGAAGACGGAAAAGTGAAATACACTGAACAGGTCGCAGAAACTACAGAAGAGCCAAATTACGAAGCAGCATTAGCGGCAGTATAA
- a CDS encoding OmpP1/FadL family transporter: MKRLLLSLLLASPTLLFAQGSQVNTQSQKAVGMAGAGSALFIDETSIVYNPGALVKMENNGVQIGGSAIMYRSAFQEAGSPDVHHTKFQISPPFGAYATFGPKGSWWKAGIGVYTPFGGGVDWGTEWPGKFSLTHLSMRAIYIQPTISFKLTDQFSIGGGFVYNIGLVDLGRALPVFYPDGRTGQATLKGTGTGMGYNLGVHYTLDETFALSLNYRSKVVTKLKGGDATFEVPNALAANFPNGKFDAELPLPGSFNVGITFPLSDKVDAAIDGSIINYDIYKELVFDYENNTPVLQDTRSEKKYQNAFSGKAGLNYEVNDKLDLRLGAGYVYTPVQAKYVYPETPDNNRVMAAGGVTYKFSPNWQMSAAYVFQKILKRTTTNAETQLRGTYETNIHAPGISVSYYW; the protein is encoded by the coding sequence ATGAAACGATTATTACTCAGTTTGTTATTAGCTTCCCCTACGCTTTTGTTTGCACAGGGCTCCCAAGTTAATACCCAGAGCCAAAAAGCGGTGGGTATGGCTGGTGCAGGATCTGCACTTTTTATCGATGAAACTTCCATCGTATACAACCCTGGAGCATTGGTGAAAATGGAGAACAATGGGGTACAAATAGGTGGTAGCGCCATCATGTACAGGTCTGCTTTCCAGGAGGCTGGCAGCCCAGATGTACACCATACAAAATTTCAAATATCCCCACCTTTTGGTGCTTATGCCACTTTTGGTCCTAAAGGATCCTGGTGGAAAGCGGGTATTGGTGTATATACTCCCTTTGGTGGTGGAGTTGATTGGGGAACGGAATGGCCAGGTAAATTTTCATTGACGCATCTATCCATGCGTGCAATCTATATCCAACCTACAATTAGTTTTAAATTGACCGATCAGTTCTCTATCGGTGGTGGATTTGTTTACAACATCGGTTTGGTGGATTTAGGAAGAGCTCTTCCAGTTTTCTATCCGGATGGAAGAACAGGTCAGGCTACTCTGAAAGGAACTGGAACTGGTATGGGTTATAATTTAGGTGTTCACTACACGCTTGATGAAACCTTTGCTCTATCCTTAAACTACCGTTCAAAAGTTGTTACAAAACTGAAAGGTGGAGATGCCACATTTGAAGTACCAAATGCTTTGGCAGCCAACTTCCCGAATGGCAAATTCGACGCTGAATTACCTCTACCAGGTTCATTCAATGTCGGTATCACTTTCCCATTATCGGATAAAGTGGATGCAGCAATCGATGGATCCATTATCAATTATGACATCTACAAAGAATTGGTATTTGATTATGAAAACAACACCCCTGTATTGCAGGATACCCGTTCAGAGAAAAAATATCAAAATGCCTTTTCAGGAAAAGCTGGTCTGAACTATGAGGTGAATGACAAGCTTGATCTTCGCCTTGGGGCTGGATATGTCTACACACCGGTTCAAGCTAAATATGTTTATCCAGAAACGCCGGATAATAACCGTGTAATGGCGGCAGGAGGTGTAACCTATAAGTTTTCACCAAACTGGCAGATGTCAGCAGCTTATGTTTTCCAAAAGATCTTGAAGAGAACAACTACCAATGCTGAAACGCAATTGAGAGGAACGTATGAAACCAATATTCATGCTCCAGGTATTTCTGTTTCTTATTACTGGTAG
- a CDS encoding SGNH/GDSL hydrolase family protein yields MKKNFKLYIGLAILGFASSCAPSLDELETSKGTADFSKFIAVGNSLTSGYADNGLYLEGQKVAFPNLMAEQFKTVGGGEFTSPFFSQEQANGSGYIQLKSLVDGNPVMEPVTTNLAIRGKSPNGGPLYTKHTEPIQNLGVPGMRLDMSMAPGIGTVMGNPYFERLLPDGTPQTLKYVEYAASHEHTFFSFWLGNNDVLGYATNGAAPSQDPTKKLLDLATFDFAYNTFVNALTQNGSKGVVATIPDVTTIPFLNTVTTARLNAAVEAASQGKAKNVFIATKTGPRMATDADLFVLTFPTTLLGKPNEQQIPYGMHPLNPIEDQYVLDKAEVTEVSGRVKAFNDKIKAIAESKQLAVADVHAFLNKVKAGYNYNGVHISAAFITGNAFSLDGVHLTPMGNAIVANLFIDAINAKYKAKVPKVDISLYRGVKYPN; encoded by the coding sequence ATGAAAAAGAACTTTAAACTCTATATCGGACTTGCAATTTTAGGATTTGCGAGTTCATGTGCCCCGTCTTTGGATGAACTGGAAACCAGCAAAGGAACAGCTGATTTCTCAAAATTCATTGCCGTGGGTAACTCTTTGACTTCTGGATATGCAGACAACGGCCTTTATCTTGAAGGACAAAAAGTGGCATTCCCTAATTTGATGGCTGAGCAGTTTAAAACTGTTGGTGGCGGTGAATTTACTTCCCCTTTCTTCAGTCAGGAACAAGCAAATGGTTCAGGTTATATCCAATTGAAGTCTTTGGTTGATGGCAATCCAGTGATGGAGCCTGTGACAACCAATTTGGCAATCCGTGGAAAAAGCCCTAATGGTGGTCCATTATACACAAAACATACAGAGCCTATTCAAAACTTAGGAGTACCGGGTATGCGCCTGGATATGTCCATGGCTCCTGGAATTGGTACTGTTATGGGAAATCCTTATTTCGAAAGGTTATTACCTGATGGCACTCCTCAAACATTGAAGTATGTGGAATATGCGGCTTCTCATGAACATACGTTCTTCTCCTTCTGGTTAGGAAATAATGATGTTTTAGGCTATGCAACCAATGGTGCTGCTCCATCACAAGATCCAACAAAGAAATTATTGGATTTGGCAACTTTTGATTTTGCTTACAATACTTTTGTCAATGCACTGACTCAAAATGGCTCAAAAGGCGTTGTGGCGACTATTCCAGACGTTACGACTATTCCTTTCTTGAACACCGTAACTACAGCTCGCCTAAATGCCGCAGTGGAAGCTGCTTCTCAAGGTAAAGCTAAAAATGTATTCATCGCAACTAAAACAGGACCTAGAATGGCTACTGATGCCGATCTATTTGTGCTGACCTTCCCTACTACTTTATTGGGCAAGCCAAATGAGCAACAGATTCCTTACGGTATGCATCCATTGAACCCTATTGAGGATCAATACGTGTTGGATAAAGCTGAGGTAACTGAAGTTTCAGGGCGTGTAAAAGCCTTTAATGATAAGATTAAAGCGATCGCTGAATCGAAACAACTTGCTGTTGCTGATGTTCATGCTTTCTTAAACAAGGTGAAAGCAGGATACAACTACAATGGTGTTCACATTTCAGCAGCATTTATTACTGGAAACGCTTTCTCTTTGGATGGGGTTCACCTTACTCCAATGGGAAATGCTATCGTAGCAAATTTATTTATCGACGCTATCAACGCCAAGTACAAGGCAAAAGTACCTAAGGTTGATATCAGTTTATATCGAGGTGTAAAATACCCGAACTAA
- a CDS encoding OsmC family protein: MKVHIKRQNQAVHFEASSELSPVTVHVDGPESIGGEGKGVRPMELVLMALGSCSAFDLTTILQKQRQDIQDIQVDVEGERREEIPNIFTKIHISFKLKGEIDEAKAQKAAELAVKKYCSVHDMLVNGGIEITYSIQIN; encoded by the coding sequence ATGAAAGTACATATTAAAAGACAGAATCAAGCGGTACACTTCGAGGCATCCAGCGAACTTTCCCCAGTAACAGTTCATGTAGACGGCCCAGAATCAATTGGAGGCGAAGGCAAGGGCGTTAGACCGATGGAATTGGTATTGATGGCTCTAGGTTCGTGCAGTGCGTTTGATTTAACGACTATCTTGCAGAAACAACGTCAGGACATTCAAGATATACAAGTTGATGTGGAAGGTGAGCGTAGAGAAGAGATTCCTAATATCTTCACTAAGATCCATATTTCCTTCAAATTGAAAGGTGAGATCGATGAAGCTAAAGCCCAAAAGGCAGCCGAACTGGCCGTAAAGAAATACTGCTCGGTACATGACATGCTAGTGAACGGTGGTATTGAAATCACCTATAGCATCCAGATTAACTAA